GACTCGGAGCCGTCGGTGGAGTTGGTGTCGCCGCCGGCCTCGACCTTGAGGATCTGCAGGTTCGCACCGTAGCCGGGCTTGAACAGGTAGTCCAGGATCTGCTGTTGCTGGGCGGCGGGGTAGTCGGTCAGCAGGCGGGTGTTGCCGCCACCGCCGCTGAGGGCGCCGATGCCGTCGAAGGTCCGCCCGGGGCTGTGGCCGTCGGCGGCGACGATGGTGGGCGCGGGCGCGCTGTCCACGGCGGCGGCCGGTTGGGGGGAGAGCGCGGCAAGGGGGCCGATGGCCAGCGCGAAGGCGGCGGCCAGCGCGCCGGCCGTTCTGCGGGGGACTTGCGCGAAGGGCTGCCTGCCGGCGTGGGGCATGTGAGGTCCTTGGGGGGGTGGGTTCGCGGGTGGATTCGCGGGTGGGCTGCTCTCTCGCCGGCCTTGCGGTGGGCCGTTGCCTGAGGGTGCGGCGGCGACAGGCGGCGGGTCGTGATCCGAGCGCGAGGGGTGGGCGCGGTGGGTGGTCTCTCGCCGAGGGGCTCCACACCGGCGGAGAATGAACCAGTCGGCCCAGAATCCAACAAATGTGAAACCCTTGGGTCACATAGAACAGCGGTCCTGTCGAACAGTCAACATGTCGATCCCAGGTATTCGCCGTGTTACCGGACCGACACGTTCAGCGGGTAGGGCGGGTCGCCAACTCCGCTCCACGCCTTGTACCAGCGCATGTGTGCGGGACCAGTGCGAGGAGTCGCGCACGCCCGGGCCGGCGCACCGGGGCGCGGGCCCGCCCCTCACGTCCGGGACTGTCGCCGGAGCGACGGAAAACATCAGAAGTAAACAGATTTCCTGTGCGACGCCCCGTACCGCACAGGAAACCCCGGAGCACCGTCGCCCACCCGCGGCCCCGCCCCTCAGCGGTACTCGCGCAGTCGTGGCCGGACACCCAGCACGGTGAGGGCGAGCACCGCCGTCAGCGCCAGGCCGCCGGCCGCGGCGGCTCCCGCCCCGAGTGCGTCGTCGGCATCGGTGACCGCCCGGTCGAGGGCCCGCTGGTTGACGGCCAGGACGTCGCCCAGGGCCGTGCTGAGGAGTTCGAAGTCGGCATTGGACTGACCGGGCGAGGCGCCGGTGTTGAAGGTGACCGCGTCCTTCAATCGTCCCTGGTTCCGCAGGTCGCGGATCTTCCGGTCGTCCAACTGGTACTGCTGGAACGCCGTCAGGACCCGTTCGGCCGCCTCCTGCTCGCCGGCGAAGGTGATGTTGCGCAGCTCGGTGCCGAGGAAGCCGTCGAACCGGACGACCGTGTGGTCGGCCCGGTGGGCGTCGGCCGCCGCGGCCAGCCGGGCGTTGTAGGTGCTCAGGGTGGCGCCGTCCACGCGGGCGACGGCCTGGGTCTTGTCGAGGAAGGCCTGCTCGTAGGCGGCGGCGTGGGCCGGGTCGGTGAGGTAGCGGCTCTCGTCGGCGTTGAGGTCGTACGCCACGGCGCGGGCGCGGCTGATGGCGATCACCGAGTCGTAGGCGTTGCTCTTGGCGAGGACCAGGTGGTGGCCGGCGCCGGTGGTCAGGATCAGCGCGGACGTCAGGCCCAGGGCGGTGACCAGGGTGGCGGCCGCCAGCGGCGGGTTGACCAGGCGGCGGAAGCGCACGGTGAGGGTGCGTTGGAGCGCGGCCAGGGCGGCCAGGGCCGGCAGACCTGTGGCGAGCAGCCACCACCAGCCGGCGGCGAGGTCGCGGCGCTGGGCGGCATAGGTCCGGTCCACGGTGGCGGCGTTGCCGGCGGTGACCTCGTCGGCGGCCGGCAGGATCTTCTGCCGGAGCAGGTCGCTGGCCTGCCGGTAGGTCTCCAGGGCCTCCGGCGCGGGCTTGCCCGCCGGGGCGTGCGCCTGGTCCTCCAGCAGTTGGGATCGGGCCACCAGCGCTTCGTACCGGCCGAGTTCGCTCATCACGCTCTGGACGGCGCGCTGCCCGGCGGGGTCGGCGGCGGAGGCCTCGGGCGCGCGTTGGAGGTCGGTTCCGGCCTGGTTGCGGCGCTGCTCGTAGGTGTCCAGGGTCTGCTTGCGCAGAGCGGCGAAGTCGGTGTCGGCGCCGATCAGCAGGAGGTTGGCGGCCTGGGCGTCCATGTCGCTGAGCGCGAAGTAGAGGTCGGCAGCGCGGACGGCCTGCGGGGCCGACCGGTGGCCGATGGTGTCGATGCCGCCCCGGGCGCCGGCCAGCACCAAGGCGGTCGCGGCGGCGAAGGAGAGCAGCGCGACGAGGCAGAGTGCGGTGAGGCCGCGGACGAGGCGGGGTGTGTTCCACCGGTTGCCGGTGAGTACCCGCCGGCGGCCGAGCCGTCCCGGGGTCGGGCGCGGGGCCGAGGTGTTCGCGCCCGGCCCCGGAGCTTCCTGTCCCCCTGCGGTGGCGGTGCGGGGAGCGCGCGGCGCGGGTACCCGGCCGGTCGTACCCGAGCCCTCCGTCCCTGGCGGGCTCGTCTTCCCCGGTACGACCGTTCTGCCCGATGCACCCGATGGCATGGCCGCGCGTCCCCTCCCCTTTTCACCTGGCCGCCGGATCGGTCGCCCATGGCGGTTTCCACCGGCGTGGTCACGACCCGCGTCCCCCACGGAGCGGGCCGTTCCCTCGTCTGCGACGCTATGCCGCCGGAGATCGTCTGCCGGCTTTCCTGACGCTTTCCTGGCGCCGCGGGGACCGGTCTTGACGCTTCCTTTGCGCCCGGGCGTTCATGGTTGGTACCGGTAGCCGATCCCGGGCTCGGTGATCAGGTGCCGGGGGCGGGCCGGGTCGGGTTCGAGTTTGCGCCGCAGGCCGGCCAGGTAGACCCGCAGGTAGTTGCCGCTCTCCTCCTGCTCGGGGCCCCAGATCTCGCGCAGGATCTGCCGGCCGGGCACCAGCCGGCCGGGGCTGGCCACCAGGATCGCGAGGATCCTCCACTCGGTCGGGGTGAGGCGTACAGGCCCGTCGGGGCCGGTCACGGTGGCTGCCGCGACGTCGATCTCGTACCCGCCGATCACGGCCCGGGTGGGCGCCGGCTCTCCCGGGGGGCGGCGCAGCACCGCCCGGAGGCGGGCCATCAGTTCCTCCATGACGAAGGGTTTGGTCAGGTAGTCGTCGGCGCCGGCGTCGAGGGCCTTGATCTTCTCGGCGGGGTTGTCGCGCCCGGAGACGACGATGATCGGCACGGCGCTCCAGGCGCGCAGGCCGCGGATGATGTCCATGCCGTCGAGGTCGGGCAGGCCGAGGTCGAGCAGGACCGCACCGGGCAGGTCGTGACCCGCGAGGTCGAGCGCCTGGGCACCGGTGGCGGCTGTGAGGACGGAGTAGTGCCGGGCATGGAGGTTGATCTTCAGGGCCCGCAGGAGCTGGGGTTCGTCGTCGACGACGAGGATGTAGTTCACACCGTCACCTCGTCATGGTCCCCGGGTGCGGGCCCGGGCCCGGCGGCGGGCAGGGTGAGCAGCATGGTGGTACCTCCGCCAGGGGTGTCCTCGACGTCGAGGGTGCCGCCCATGGCTTCGGCGAGGCCACGGGAGAGGGCGAGGCCGAGGCCGACGCCGGTGGTGTTGTCTGTGTCGCCGAGGCGTTGGAAGGGCAGGAAGACCCGGTCCCGGTCCTCGGGTGCGATGCCCGGGCCGCGGTCGACCACCCGGATCTCCACCCGGCCCGCGTGGTGGCTCGCGGCGACCAGGACGGGCGCGCCCGGGGCGTTGTGGCGCAGGGCGTTGGTGATGACGTTGGCCAGGACGCGTTCCAGCAGCGGCGGGTCGGCGAGGACGGGTGGGGCGGTGTCGAGGTCGAGCGGCTGGACGGGCGCGTCGGGGTCGGAGAGCGAGTCCATGGCGCGGGGCAGCACCTCGTCCAGGTGGGTGGGTGTCAGGTGCAGGGTGAGGGCGCCGGCCTGGAGGCGGCTCATGTCGAGCAGGTTGTCGACCAGTCGGGTGAGTTTGACCAGGGCTTCGTCGGCGAGGTCGAGGAGTTCGGTCTGGTCCTCCGGGGAGAACTCGACGTCGGGGCTGCGCAGTGAGCCGATGGAGGCGAGGGCGGCGGCGAGCGGGGTGCGCAGGTCGTGGCTGACGGCGGCGAGCAGGGCGGTGCGCATCCGGTCGGCGGCCTTGATGGGTTCGACCTCGGCGGCGGCGGTGGCGAGCCGGTCGCGTTCCAGCGCGGCGGCGACGTGCGCGGCGAACGCGGTCAGCACCCGTTGGTCGGCCGCGGGCAGCCGGTGTCCGGCCAGGATGAGCAACGCGTCTGCTCCGACCGGGACTTCGGTGATCTCGCGGTCGGACCCCGGGTCGCCGGCCGCGTCTCCCCCGGACTCCGTCCGGGGGGACCCCCATCGCGCCAGCACGTCGCCGC
The sequence above is a segment of the Kitasatospora sp. NBC_00240 genome. Coding sequences within it:
- a CDS encoding response regulator, whose product is MNYILVVDDEPQLLRALKINLHARHYSVLTAATGAQALDLAGHDLPGAVLLDLGLPDLDGMDIIRGLRAWSAVPIIVVSGRDNPAEKIKALDAGADDYLTKPFVMEELMARLRAVLRRPPGEPAPTRAVIGGYEIDVAAATVTGPDGPVRLTPTEWRILAILVASPGRLVPGRQILREIWGPEQEESGNYLRVYLAGLRRKLEPDPARPRHLITEPGIGYRYQP